ggcactgatgaagaggcccTAATATGccgcactggtaggtggcacagatgggcactggtaggcggcacagatgggcattacTGATGAgcgggcattgatgggcactgactggtatcacttatgggcactgatttgtggcaATGGGGGGGCTTTACTGTAATCAGAGCACTGATGATAGTAATGACAATAATTATTGACTTTAAATTGCCCTTAGCAGTAGTTGCAAGTGTTGGGGTCAGTCTGACATCTGAAATACATACATTGGGGTCAGTCTGAggtctgaagtgcatgcattgcgTCCAGGGTGAGGTCTGAGGTGCGTGCATTGCGTCCAGGGTGAggtctgaagtgcatgcattgcgTCCAGGGTGAGGTCTGAGGTGCATGCATTGCGTCCAGGGTGAGGTCTGAGGTGCATGCATTGCGTCCAGGGTGAggtctgaagtgcatgcattgcgTCCAGGGTGAGGTCTGAGGTGCATGCATTGCGTCCAGGGTGAGGTCTGAGGTGCATGCATTGCGTCCAGGGTGAGGTCTGAAGTGCATGCCTTGGGTCCAGGGTGAGGTCTGAGGTGCATGCATTGCGTCCAGGGTGAGGTCTGAGGTGCGTGCATTGCGTCCAGGGTGAGGTCTGAGGTGCATGCATTGCGTCCAGGGTGAggtctgaagtgcatgcattgcgTCCAGGGTGAggtctgaagtgcatgcattgcgTCCAGGGTGAggtctgaagtgcatgcattgcgTCCAGGTGAGGTCTGAGGTGCATGCATTGCGTCCAGGGTGAGGTCTGAGGTGCGTGCATTGCGTCCAGGGTGAGGTCTGAAGTGCGTGCATTGCGTCCAGGGTGAGGTCTGAGGTGCATGCATTGCGTCCAGGGTGAGGTCTGAGGTGCATGCATTGCGTCCAGGGTGAGGTCTGAGGTGCATGCATTGCGTCCAGGGTGAGGTCTGAAGTGCATGCCTTGGGTCCAGGGTGAGGTCTGAGGTGCATGCATTGCGTCCAGGGTGAggtctgaagtgcatgcattgcgTCCAGGGTGAGGTCTGAGGTGCATGCATTGCGTCCAGGGTGAGGTCTGAGGTGCATGCATTGCGTCCAGGGTGAggtctgaagtgcatgcattgcgTCCAGGGTGAGGTCTGAGGTGCATGCATTGCGTCCAGGGTGAGGTCTGAGGTGCATGCATTGCGTCCAGGGTGAggtctgaagtgcatgcattgcgTCCAGGGTGAGGTCTGAGGTGCGTGCATTGCGTCCAGGGTGAGGTCTGAGGTGCATGCATTGCGTCCAGGGTGAGGTCTGGGGTGCATGCATTGCGTCCAGGGTGAGGTCTGAGGTGCATGCATTGCGTCCAGGGTGAGGTCTGAGGTGCATGCATTGCGTCCAGGGTGAGGTCTGAGGTGCATGCATTGCGTCCAGGGTGAggtctgaagtgcatgcattgcgTCCAGGGTGAGGTCTGGGGTGCATGCATTGCGTCCAGGGTGAGGTCTGAGGTGCATGCATTGCGTCCAGGGTGAGGTCTGAGGTGCGTGCATTGCGTCCAGGGTGAggtctgaagtgcatgcattgcgTCCAGGGTGAggtctgaagtgcatgcattgcgTCCTGGGTGAGGTCTGAGGTGCATGCATTGCGTCCAGGGTGAGGTCTGGGGTGCATGCATTGCGTCCAGGGTGAGGTCTGAGGTGCATGCATTGCGTCCAGGGTGAGGTCTGAGGTGCATGCATTGCGTCCAGGGTGAGGTCTGAGGTGCATGCATTGCGTCCAGGGTGAGGTCTGAGGTGCATGCATTGCGTCCAGGGTGAggtctgaagtgcatgcattgcgTCCAGGGTGAGGTCTGAAGGGCGTGCATTGCGTCCAGGGTGAGGTCTGAGGTGCGTGCATTGCGTCCAGGGTGAGGTCTGAAGGGCGTGCATTGCGTCCAGGGTGAGGTCTGAGGTGCGTGCATTGCGTCCAGGGTGAGGTCTGGGGTGCATGCATTGCGTCCAGGGTGAGGTCTGAGGTGCATGCATTGCGTCCAGGGTGAggtctgaagtgcatgcattgcgTCCAGGGTGAGGTCTGAGGTATATACATTAGGTCTGATCTGATCTGTATACATTGGAGATGAACATGTTTTGCATGTGAACTACTTCTTCATCCATTCCAATGACTCTTTATAGATTATATTATTGACTTTACTAAACAAACTAAGATGACACGTTATTGTTATCTCTGAATACCTATCGCATGTAAACAAAGACATACATAACGCTACGAGGTCGATTTACAATTCAGACCGGTCTATGTACATTCACACAACTGTCTTGCGTAATCCCCATATTGTGGCCAAtgtgtttatttcctatgatcgtcagctccacctagtggccataacaCTGTATTCTTCTAATTTAGGTATTTCAATCATATATGGcactatggccactagatggcgctgagcaGACATAAACATAAGGAAGAGGCTTCTATCACCAGCTGTCAATCACGTGACCTCTCTCTTCCTTCGCAGTCATGTGACCCTTCGTGTCTGATAAGGAAGCACCGCTCACGTGATCTGCGCTCCGACCATTTctactccacacaggaaggtcagcGAATCTTATTAGCCTTGTGCCGTCCCGGTCCACCCTTCCTCCCCCATCCCCCACAAAAGCCCTTACGGTCTATCACCGAGGCTATCCCTCTGCGAGGAGCCGCCATCCGCCCACCCACAGCATCCCGGAGACATCGGGAGAGCCGAGAGGCCGCTCTCAAGCCGGCCGCCATGTTTGGAAGCTCCGACGAAGTGCACGCTGGGAAGTGAAGTCCTGGGCAGCGGCCTCGTCAGTGTGTGGGATCAGCTgacggactacatttcccagaacCGCCCACGGGAGGGGCGCTGCCAGTTTTGAGGGCGCTGATTGGctggagagggaggcacgggagAAGCAGCAGTTAGGTAATGATGGGAGGAGGGGACAAGAGTGAGAGGAGTCCGGTGTAGCTTGCATATCACTACCCCGTGTAAGacgctactgtgcatgcgccgcttgGATGATGTTATCTTCTTATTGTATTTATTAATGGCACTTACATAGTGATTGTATGTCTGTATTTTCCAGGGTAGCCGTAGGGTTTGAGGTCCCTGGATATGACCCCCCCCTTGTAGGGGGCTCCCTATAATAATGGgcatcagtggatgcaataataacccccatcgtTGGCgccagtgagtgcaataataacccccatcgttggtgtcagtggggtagattcaagaagcaattgcgcctgtgtaaccataggttacacagcgcaattgcttacttgccccggcgtaacgagtgctcctgattcaggaacctcgttacgccgactgcagcctaagatctgcgcggcataaggctcttatgcccgcatatcttaggctgcattcttgcgttggccgctaggtggcgttcccgttgtgctcagcgtatagtatgcaaattgcatactaacaccgattcacaacgttgcgcgagccccgcgtacgcaatttacatacggcggttttcgcgcaaggctgcccctgctacgtatacccgtcgttcccgcgttgcgaaaatttgaattttacgtagtttgcgtaagtgaatcgtgaatggcgctggacgccattcacgttcactttgaagcaaatgacgtccttgcgacatcatttgccgcaatgcacgtcgggaaagtttcccgacggagcatgcgctctacgatcggcgcgggaacgtgcctaatttaaatgattcccgccccctacgggatcatttaaattgcgcgatcttgcgccggcaaaatgcgcgcccgcgcaatttacggagcttctgctccgtgagtCGAGggaagcgcaaaaaaattgcgggggcgcagggcaaaatcgttgccctgcgcctccgtaaaaaaagcgcaattcttactgaatctggcccagtgactgtaagggtcctttcacacgtgcggaccgttttataggtccgttttttttcatcagttgatcagtTTTTTTGTCCGTTTCCCGTccttttttcatctgtttttttttttttgtttgtttgttttagaaCTTTATTTAATCAGCTTTTCAAGAATTTTCCCATGATTCTTTGTTTCCCCCAGCATGCATTGTGCTTTCTTCTTGCTGTATGTTAACAGCAGGCTGTTTGCTTCCTGATACATTGCTGTACTTTCGTGCTCAGTACGATGGATTTGGGGAGATGTTATGAGCATGTGACATCATTTGTCATGCTCTACTATCTGAGGAGACAAAAAAGCAGGACCAGGAAGATGTCCGCGAGGAGACGCGGGTACTGGACACATCCCATGCTGCTCAAGAGgccaactgagggtttttttgctCTGCACTACGCAGATTTGCGACGGTACCctcaaaatttttttaatttcacaaGAATGACTACTCCAACATTTGACTATTTGCTGGAAAAGTTGCATCCACGTTTAGACAGGATGAATACCGACATGAGACGTTCTGTGCCTCCAGAGGAGCGACTTCTCATTACCCTCAGGTAAGCCAGCCAGCCAGACATTTTGCTTGATTATGTCCAGTGTAATGTTGgattctagggttgtcccgataacacttttttagaactgagtacaagtaccgatacttttttttttatgtactcgcccataccgaataccgatacttttttttgaatgtgcccccgtatagcagccatgtcccccagtatatcagccatgtcccccagtatatcagccatgtcccccagtatagcagccatgtcccccagtatagcagccatgtcccccagtatagcagccatgtcccccagtatagcagccatgtcccccagtatagcagccatgtcccccagtatagcagccatgtcccccgttatagcagccatgtcccccgttatagcagccatgtcccccgttatagcagccatgtcccccgttatagcagccatgtcccccagtatagcagccatgtcccccagtatagcagccatgtcccccgtacctactgttaatcaccgcggcggggaacattacagacagcgttcgtttgaacagctgttttccctgccgcgcatagacactcccccttgctcgcgattggacagatccgtccaagggggagtgtctatgcgcggcggggaaaacagctgttcaaaacgaacgctgtctgtaatgttccccgccgcggtgattaacgttgtagcggcggtttcggcgggggggggggtaagtattctattttagtatcgggggtattagcgggagtacgagtactcccgctaatactcggtatcggtcccgataccgatactggtatcgggacaaccctattggaTTCCTTTCATAATTTCTTCTATTCTTCCTAGGTTTCTTGCATCTGGAGTATCTTCTACGTccctaagccatttttttttgttgggaacCTCAACAATATCTGGAATAGTTCTTGACACCTGTGAAGCTATATGGGAGGAGCTTCGGTCGTCTGCGATGCCTGTTCCTGACACATCCATGTGGCAGGAAATAGCAAATGGGTTTTGGAAGAAAACCCAATTCCCTAATTGTGTTGGAGCCCTGGATGGGAAAAGCATCCGAATTCAGATGCCACCTGGATCCGGCTCTCAATTTCACAATTACGAAAAGTACTTCTCCCTTGTGCTAATGGCAATCTGCGACAGCAATTACAGGTTTGTAGCTGTCGATATCGGGGCAAATGGATCTAATGCAGACGCAAGAGTCTTTTCAGCATCACAAATGGGGAGAAGACTACTTGAGGGACACTTTAATTTGCCATCAGACAAGCCACTTCCAGGAACTGAAGGACCAGATATGCCGCATGTTCTTGTAGCTGACGAGGCATTTGGACTTTCCCAGCATCTTTTAAGGCCTTATGGCAGGCACAATTTaacaacccccaaaaaaaatttcaatGATCGGTTGAGTCGTGCAAGGCGCCTTATTGAATGCACCTTTGGCATTTTGAGCAGCAAGTGGCGCATATTTCACACCACAATACAACTCAGCGTGGAGAATGCCCAACTAGCAATCCAAGCATGCTGTGTCCTCCACAATGTCATCCGTGAGAAAGAAGGGGTTTCTGTTGAGGAAGAGGACGAGATCGACTTACCTTCTGTACGCTTTACCGGACTGCGACCCAACAATTCAGTTTTTCTCATGCGTGATCATTTTGCTAATTTTTTCATGTCCCCTGAAGGAGAGGTTCCGTGGCAGTATCAGCATGTGTAAAAACAGTCACGAGGCACTTTATTATGTGCACCTTCGTAGTACCATGTTTGACCCCTTTATGCTAACCTGCATGATCTTTCTTGTCCCACTGAAAATGTTAATGAAATACTTTTTAAAAAATACTACTTTATCTTGTTAGTATTGTAGTCTTGTGATTTATATCAGTGTATGCTTTCATTCTCCTAGTCTCATTATCGGTGACCCTATGATCGTCACTagaggtcggccgatatatcggcaggccgatatatcggccgatatttggccgttttggagaaatcggcatcggccgatttttatccaaatcgGGCCGATATTTTACAATTCCCGCTAGCgatgctccggagctaggccagagccgcggcctttcctgatgctgtgaccgcggcggcaatccgcggattgccgccgcggtcacagcatcaggaaagaccgCAGCTTcgacctagctccggagccgtggccatcttggtacacccatcgcggcgtccctcctctgttaacgcccacagaggaggtggggcccgcgctcgtgggacacacaccgctctggtgtctgtactacggggggcGGGGgagggtgtctatactggagggagagggggtctgtactgagggggggtgacaccatttttttgcaccagtgccacttgccatctgCCAGTAACAATACCagcgccaccatccagtgccatccgccaatgccacctgccagtgccaataccagtgccaccatccagtgccaatgaGTGCTACCTTCCGTCagtgccaatgccacctgccagtgccaataccagtgccaccatccagtgccaattagtgccaccttccatccagtgccatccgccaatgccacctgccagtgccaataccagtggcaCCATCCAGTGGCAgtaagtgccaccttccatccagtgccacctgccagtgcgatccagtgccacctaccagtgccaactaaagccataagtgccacctgccaatgccaaccagtgctaactattgccacccagtgccacctgccagtgccatcaaccagtgccatctgccaatcagtgccacctgctagtaccatctttcagtgccatccagtgcaacctgccagtgccaataagtgccttctgctagtgccatcttccttccagtgccaattagtgccatccagtgccacaagccagtgccaccaataaaaaataaaaatcggtctaaaatatcggccgcaaaaatcggcatcatatatcggccgcccagatttctaaatatcggcatcggccagagaaaaacccatatcggtctacctctaatcGTCACCTTGTTGTATCAGtttctttctatttttataaagtacaaaaaaacaaaaattttctaAACAGTCAAGTATCTTTAATTTCATGACCGCAAAACACACAATGTAAAATACTGTAAGCTGAACTCTGGGGGAACAACATagtttgggatttttttatttgtaccataaaaacataaaaccaaaccaaaaaaaatggccAGAGGATACACAGCAGTAACTTGGAGAATAGTAGCCAACTTTTTAAGGTTGaattggtaaaaaaagaaaacggggGCAAGTAACAAATTGTAACATgaataaaaatgagaaaaaaaaagttaagaaaaCTCAAAGGTTGGTATAGTAAGGACTGGGGGAACTTGAGTATGATTGGGAAGAACTACCATATGCAGTGGCCTGGGAAGAAGAGGAATCATAGGTGGGTGCTTGGGGTGGGGGTCCAAAATTTTGGGCAGTGGTGGCTGGGGCACATTGGTGATGGGGGATAATGGCCGGATGGTACTGCTGACCAATAAATGAAGAAGGTGGCGCATGCTCCTGATAGAATGGGCGTTGGGGAGGGTGGATAACTGGAAAAGGGTTGCTGGATATAGCCGCCTTCACACACACCCCAATATAACTAGCAATTGCTAGCTGTGCGTCAATTTTGGTGTTGGGTGGTATCTTCTGAAGATGGTGATATTGGCTTCGCAGGAAACTGGCATCTTCATTTATAGGATCGGCAAAGGGATCGTTGTCAGCTCGACGCATCCCTCTCTTGTCCTCCATGAAATTGAGCATTGCTTCATCAACatcttatttttttctgtctttttccccGTGATGTGGTAGCAACAGAacgaattagggttgtcccgataccacttttttaggactgagtacaagtaacgatacttttttttttatgtactcgccgataccaaataccgatacttttttttaaatgtccccccacatatgcagccatgtcccccccacatatgcagccatgtcccccccacatatgcagccatgtccccccccacatatgcagccatgtccccccccacatatgcagccatgtccccccccacatatccagcaatgtccccttttcttttgcaggtgttattttactcattgggccaaattcacatagagatacaccgtcgtatctctgacttaggctggtcgtatctatgcgactgattcatagaatcagttacgcatagatatgcctaagatccgacaggtgtaactgtgttacaccgtcggatcttaactgcaatttaaccacttgagacccgcgctattgacaaaagacgtcaacagcgcggctctcaagtgccaacaggacgtctttggacgtcatttaatagCATTACCCGcgtgcgccactggggggcgcgcagcgtgtaaacactgtcccggcgcatcgctggggatccgatgcgtgtacctggcggctgcgatgtccgccgggtacacgcgatcgtcggtaagacagcagggacgtggagctcggtGTGTAAacgcagagctccacgtgctgtcagaggagaggagaccgatctgtgtcccttgtacatagggacacagcatcggtcacctcccccagtcacccccctccccccacacagttagaacacacccaggctacacatttaac
This sequence is a window from Rana temporaria chromosome 10, aRanTem1.1, whole genome shotgun sequence. Protein-coding genes within it:
- the LOC120915668 gene encoding protein ALP1-like, which produces MDLGRCYEHVTSFVMLYYLRRQKSRTRKMSARRRGYWTHPMLLKRPTEGFFALHYADLRRYPQNFFNFTRMTTPTFDYLLEKLHPRLDRMNTDMRRSVPPEERLLITLRFLASGVSSTSLSHFFLLGTSTISGIVLDTCEAIWEELRSSAMPVPDTSMWQEIANGFWKKTQFPNCVGALDGKSIRIQMPPGSGSQFHNYEKYFSLVLMAICDSNYRFVAVDIGANGSNADARVFSASQMGRRLLEGHFNLPSDKPLPGTEGPDMPHVLVADEAFGLSQHLLRPYGRHNLTTPKKNFNDRLSRARRLIECTFGILSSKWRIFHTTIQLSVENAQLAIQACCVLHNVIREKEGVSVEEEDEIDLPSVRFTGLRPNNSVFLMRDHFANFFMSPEGEVPWQYQHV